CTGCCGGCCGCGATTCCGGCCAGCCGGTCGCCCGAGCGCGGCGGGGTTGCCTTGGCCAGGAGGTCGCGCAGATCGGCGAAAACATAGCCCGTCGCATCGATGGTATGGCGGTAGACCAAACGTCCCTCCTGCGTCAGTCGGCCAATGGCCGAGGCAGAACCAATCCAGCTCCGAGGTGTACGTGTCTCGCGGCGCTGGCGCACGCTCATCTTCGCAGCATGGCATGCCAATCCCGGAAGGCGCCTTGGCGAAAACCGAAAGCCCCACCAAGAGACTGATATTCCTTATATTTTCCACGACCAAGGGTCTGAGGTGCTACCCTGGCGTGTTAACGATGCATCCACCTTCATTCTGCATAGTTTTGTATCAATTTTACCGTCCGCGCTCACCGGCCGCACGTAAAAGGCCAATCGGACCCCTGGAAAGCCATGACAACTGACCGAACTGGGAATGCCGCCGGCCCGGCAGGCCGCTTCACGCTTGCCATCAGGCTCTATTCGATCTTTGCGCTGTTCGCGCTGCTCACTGCAGGGATCGCGGTGCTGTCGGACTACAACAGCCGCCGCAGCGCCGAGCTCACGATCGCGATCGAGACCGCGAATGCGGCGGCGCTGAACGTCGAGCGCGTCAACTCGCTGGTCTACGCCGTGGTGATGGAATCCCGCGGCGTCTACATGTCGACCGACCCGGCGGTGGTGAAGAAATTCGGCGAGGGCCTTCTCAAGTTCAACGCGCAGATCCTCGAGGTGGTCAGGCGCTGGGAGACCATCGTCAAGGCCGACGATTCCGAGCAGTTCGCGACCTTCAAGAAGCGCATCGAGCAGTTCGTCGAGTTCCGAAAGGAGCTGGTGCGGCGCGCCAACGAGGTCAGTCCTGCCGCGGGCCGCGAATGGGGCGACAACGACGCCAACCGCAGCGTCCGTTCGGCGCTGAACAAGGATCTCGAGGCGCTGTCGAAGGTCTATGCCGAGCGCGCCAAGCAGATTACGGAGGAGACCGAGACCAATCGCACACTTTCCTTCGTGCTGACGTGCCTCGGCGGCGTCGCGCTGGCGCTCGTCGTGATCGGCATCGTCATCATCGCGCGCTCGATCGCCCGTCCGCTCTCGACGATCACCGCGACCATCAAGCAGGTCGCCGACGGCGAAGAGAACGTCGTGGTGCCGCATACCGAGCGCGCCGACGAGATCGGCGCGCTGGCACGCGCGATCCGGATCTTCCAGGAAGCGATGGACCGCAACCGCAAACTGGCCTCGCAGGTCTCGCACGACTCCGCCGCACGCGACGAGCGCACCCGCCATATCGAGACCTCGGTCGAGGCCTTCCGCGAAGCGATCGGCGCGGTCATGCGGGGCCTTGCCGACAGTGCGTCGGCGATGCGCGAGACGGCGCAGACCATCACCCGCGTCACCGCGGATGCCAACGCGCGCGCCGGCACGGCGGCGAGCGCCACCGAGCAGGCCTCGCAGAACGTCACGGCGGTGGCGGGAGCGGCGGAAGAGCTGTCGGCATCCGTCGAGGAGATCGGCCGTCAGGTGCGGCAATCGGCGAGCGCCGTCGAGCAGACCGGCCAGCGCACCGAGAAATCGATCTCCGAGATCGAGAGCCTGGCTGCCGCCACGCAGCGCATCGACGGCGTGCTCAATCTGATCCAGGCGATCGCCGAACAGACCAATTTGCTGGCGCTCAACGCCACCATCGAGGCGGCGCGCGCCGGCGATGCCGGCCGCGGCTTTGCCGTCGTCGCCCATGAGGTCAAGGCGCTTGCCGGGCAGACGGCGAAGGCCACCGCCGAGATCAGTGAGAACGTCGGCATGATCCAGTCCTCGACCCGCACCGCGGTCGAGGCCGTGCGCGAGATCGGCGGCGCGGTGCGCGAGATCAACGACGTCACCTCGGCCATCGCAGGTGCCATCGGCCAGCAGGACTCCGCCACCCGCGAAATCTCCGCCAACGCGCAGTCCGCTGCACAAGGCAACGAGACGCTGGTCGCCAACATCACCTCGCTCCGCGACGCCATCGGCGAGACGGACACGGCAGCAACCTCCGTGCTGACTGCGGCGAGCAGCCTGACCGCGACGGCCGAAACGCTGTCGCGCGAGGTGGAAAAGTTCTTCCAGAATTTGCGCTCGGGACCCGCTGAGCGCCACACCGCCAAGGCGAGCTAGCCCCTTCGCCCGCACCGCCTGCGGCTGGCGCACGTCATTCGGCGCCGCGCCAGGAGCCCTTGTAGGACCGCCGCAAAAGCGCGAACAGACTTCCGCCCGTCGCAGCCCCCAGCAGATAGACGACGACTGCGAGCAGAGCGAGCGGCAGGCTGAGGTTCACCCTGACGAACGAGATCGTCACGGTCTCGAAATTCTGCGCGGCGAACACCACGATCGCAACCGCGAACAGGATGATGATGGCGAGATAGACCCAACGCATGAAGCACTCCCATTCGACCGCGCGGGACCATGGCGCGGTCAAACCGCGACTAAAATCAGCCCTCGCCTTAAGTGCTGCGCCGCAGGCTGAAGCCGAGGCTCAGCCAGCCCGTGCCGGCAAAGATCAGGTCGATGCCGAGGAACAGGCCGAGGATGTAGACGCTGTTGACCGGCCAGCGCGCCAGGATCAGCAGGCCGAGCAACAGCGTGATGACGGCCGAGAGCGCGACCCAGATCCAGGGGCTCTCCCGCTTCATGCTGAAGGCGAGAAACAGCCTGACGACGCCGGACGCGATCAGCGAGGCAC
This genomic interval from Bradyrhizobium sp. CB82 contains the following:
- a CDS encoding methyl-accepting chemotaxis protein, which produces MTTDRTGNAAGPAGRFTLAIRLYSIFALFALLTAGIAVLSDYNSRRSAELTIAIETANAAALNVERVNSLVYAVVMESRGVYMSTDPAVVKKFGEGLLKFNAQILEVVRRWETIVKADDSEQFATFKKRIEQFVEFRKELVRRANEVSPAAGREWGDNDANRSVRSALNKDLEALSKVYAERAKQITEETETNRTLSFVLTCLGGVALALVVIGIVIIARSIARPLSTITATIKQVADGEENVVVPHTERADEIGALARAIRIFQEAMDRNRKLASQVSHDSAARDERTRHIETSVEAFREAIGAVMRGLADSASAMRETAQTITRVTADANARAGTAASATEQASQNVTAVAGAAEELSASVEEIGRQVRQSASAVEQTGQRTEKSISEIESLAAATQRIDGVLNLIQAIAEQTNLLALNATIEAARAGDAGRGFAVVAHEVKALAGQTAKATAEISENVGMIQSSTRTAVEAVREIGGAVREINDVTSAIAGAIGQQDSATREISANAQSAAQGNETLVANITSLRDAIGETDTAATSVLTAASSLTATAETLSREVEKFFQNLRSGPAERHTAKAS